A genomic region of Aspergillus oryzae RIB40 DNA, chromosome 1 contains the following coding sequences:
- a CDS encoding putative C6 transcription factor (OTam) (predicted protein), whose translation MAAVITLQSSSTTAPAASAASFQPSDQLLRSRVQNQPPQQPIATPLSPSTSITALPRVPVPGRDGQSCDACLRRKSRCAMNEMVNKCYSCDFHRQDCTFTLSVTSRPSTAEVQSKKRKLDDTVPEDVDSPKRLSTNPPVSKTNLARSPLNIQARITPGYWYQRTQHIGLTTDLEPALLEFLPLDQNHEGIIASSRVRKFGDDGTFMRMVNTLSHADSPQSASLDAIESLVAPYGSTLIDKFFEHIHPTFPILMEDSFRHSYRARQGLSPLLLSAVYVLALKFVDVGPASQSVRRPDAARLESTALKLLIESLPYASISTIQAGVLLMEKSTIATHALNAQLVTAGFELGLHQDCSGWRMETWEKGLRKRLAWALYMQDKWSALVHGRPSHIVSFNWTVQDLVEQDFAEAFPSHDSQDDDPVGHGPLYFCHMVALTTILSDILDRFYTLRAIEEFKAAGGNRTRMILERAKPAQIRLKEWFGRLPAELKMESGGDLFEVINEDNARNGALHLSYFATEITLHRCIVRSLSPDTADAYLSHICRSAAKTRLISAMDFVNRLRPPHLRSFWPAASRTNFALIGSFGVLLRISSPTKEEAEFYRLRLCEYRWTLSVSKKNAEFMEFALDSLDNANTLDQHVPEKPGIDELMTSAAKPTVTQPRPGTAAQLENTILAMDQGNDSGRGGTSSVISGLASPATSVSEDSFHDTAIPPL comes from the exons ATGGCTGCCGTTATCACTTTGCAGTCGTCCTCGACGACTGCGCCAgcggcttctgctgcttcgTTCCAACCGTCAGACCAACTACTTCGCTCTCGGGTACAAAACCAACCGCCTCAGCAACCAATCGCCACTCCCCTTTCGCCTTCCACATCCATTACTGCCTTACCCCGAGTGCCTGTACCAGGTCGGGATGGGCAAAGTTGTGACGCCTGTCTGCGCAGAAAGAGTCGGTGTGCCATGAACGAAATGGTCAATAAATGCTACTCGTGCGATTTCCATCGTCAAGATTGCACATTTACCCTATCCGTGACGAGTCGCCCGAGCACAGCGGAAGTACAGTCCAAAAAGCGAAAGCTAGATGATACTGTCCCGGAGGATGTAGATTCGCCCAAGAG ACTTTCGACCAACCCCCCGGTTTCCAAAACTAACCTTGCTCGTTCGCCATTGAATATTCAAGCCCGGATCACACCTGGGTATTGGTATCAGCGAACCCAACACATCGGCTTGACCACCGACTTGGAACCCGCCCTCCTCGAATTTCTCCCTTTGGACCAGAACCACGAAGGCATCATCGCGTCGTCCCGGGTACGAAAGTTCGGTGACGACGGCACTTTTATGCGGATGGTTAACACCTTGTCCCATGCGGACTCCCCGCAATCTGCCTCCCTAGATGCCATTGAGAGTCTAGTTGCCCCCTATGGCTCCACTTTGATTGATAAGTTTTTTGAACACATTCACCCAACCTTCCCCATTCTTATGGAGGATTCGTTTCGTCACTCTTACCGCGCTCGACAAGGCTTATCACCTCTCTTACTGTCCGCTGTCTACGTACTAGCATTGAAGTTTGTGGATGTGGGACCGGCTTCCCAGTCTGTACGACGACCAGATGCTGCTCGTCTGGAGAGCACGGCCTTGAAGTTATTGATCGAGTCTCTGCCCTATGCATCTATCTCAACTATCCAAGCGGGCGTGCTCCTGATGGAGAAGTCTACGATTGCCACACACGCGTTGAACGCGCAATTGGTCACCGCAGGCTTCGAGCTAGGGCTCCATCAGGATTGTTCTGGTTGGCGGATGGAGACCTGGGAGAAGGGTCTCCGGAAACGTCTTGCGTGGGCATTGTATATGCAGGACAAGTGGTCCGCGTTGGTGCATGGCCGTCCTTCCCATATCGTATCCTTTAACTGGACGGTACAAGATCTGGTCGAACAAGATTTCGCCGAGGCATTCCCGTCCCACGACTCTCAGGACGACGACCCCGTGGGCCATGGTCCCCTCTATTTCTGTCACATGGTCGCCTTGACGACCATCCTTTCCGACATCTTGGATCGCTTTTACACCTTGCGCGCGATCGAAGAGTTCAAAGCTGCCGGTGGCAACCGGACGCGTATGATCTTGGAACGCGCCAAACCAGCGCAGATCCGGCTGAAGGAATGGTTCGGGCGTCTACCCGCAGAGCTGAAAATGGAGTCTGGCGGTGACCTTTTCGAAGTCATTAACGAAGACAATGCTCGTAACGGCGCCTTGCACCTGTCCTATTTCGCCACAGAAATCACCCTCCACCGCTGTATTGTACGGTCTCTCTCCCCGGATACCGCCGATGCCTATTTATCGCACATCTGCCGCTCTGCCGCCAAAACACGATTAATCTCGGCCATGGACTTTGTGAATCGGCTGCGTCCGCCGCACCTGAGGTCGTTCTGGCCGGCCGCATCGCGAACCAACTTCGCTCTGATCGGATCTTTCGGGGTGCTCCTGCGTATCTCATCCCCAAccaaagaggaagccgagTTCTATCGTCTCCGTCTCTGCGAATACCGCTGGACGCTGAGCGTCAGCAAGAAGAACGCTGAGTTCATGGAGTTCGCTCTGGACAGCCTGGACAACGCCAACACTCTCGATCAGCATGTGCCGGAGAAACCGGGCATCGACGAGCTGATGACTAGCGCGGCCAAGCCGACCGTGACCCAACCCCGTCCAGGCACGGCCGCGCAGTTGGAAAACACGATTCTAGCAATGGATCAAGGAAACGACAGCGGACGCGGCGGCACTTCGTCTGTTATATCTGGCCTTGCCTCGCCAGCAACATCAGTCAGCGAGGACAGTTTCCACGATACTGCAATTCCACCATTATAA